GAAGAGTCGCAAGCGCTTTGCAACGTCTGGTGAACACTTGAACCTGAGTCGGATCACGCTCCGGTGGCAGGCCATGTTGAACGATTGAAGGGTCACGCATAGTGGCCAGCCATACCAGCATGTCTTGCGTTTGCGCAATGGCCTGAGCCAAGACGCGCGAATGGGCGGTGGGTGCCAGATGAAACAGGCGCACGAGTTTCAGGAGCGTTTCAAGCTTGCCCTGACCCTCTCTGAGCGTTCTCAGAAGCATGCTGCGAACCATATCCTCATCTGAATCAGCTGAATTGCCGGTTCTACTCAAGGCGTCTGTCGGGGCAGGGGGACTACATGCGCTCTGTGCGGCAAGCGCGATCAGATTCAGACGCTCGGCAAGCTTGTCGTGAAGTTCCGTTCGGGCACTGCGTCCGGCAATCGTGTGAAACACCACGATAACCCCCATGGGAACGAGCACCATCAACCAGGCATACAAGATGCCTCGCGTGGCCACTTCTCCAAAGGGCACGTAGGGCAGCAGTGTCATGATGAAGCCGATCACAAGCGCGACGATATTGCCGCCCGGGCCCAGAACGCTGGCTGCACCGATGAACAGAAAAAAATAAGAGCCCAGGACAATGATGACCATGCGCCACATCGGCACCTCGATCGCGAGCCGGGTCAGAAACAGTAGCAGCAGCACCACCAGCGATACGAGAATGGTGATTCCGATGGCAACGAGCACGTTCTCCTGGGCGTTGGGTTTGGCCAGAAACATGATCAGGTAGCAACCGATCGATACCAGCGGCACCTCATAAGTCATAAAAACCAGGGCGGCCAGTGCACACACCGCAGCAGTGCGCCAGGCCATGGCCATTCTGCCGTCAAAAGGCGCAAGTTCATTGAGCACACCTCGCCACAATGGCAGATTCCGTGCCGGTAGCGTGTGTGCGCCTCGACCCTCGTCGTTGTGGTTGATCACGTTGGCTGTACTGGTTGTCTTGGCTGGCATGGACGTTATTTCGCCTGACGTGTGTTCACGAGCCTTCGCAGGTGTGTTCGTCACGAATCACGACACTTGCACTGGCTCCCACGCGCATCAGGTCAGTCACAGGGTCGGTGATCAGAATGCGAACCGGGAATCGCTGCGCGACACGGACCCAGTTCAGTGACTTCTGCACGAAAGGCAAGGTGCGCGGCAAACTGAGCATATCTTCAGTGGTCACGCCCCAGCCGATACTCTCGACACGGCCTTTCATAGGCGTTCCAGGCGCTGCCATGGTGTAGACTGCGGCGCAGTCTCCTACCTTGATCGAAGGCAGCTCGGTTTCACGAAACAGAGCCGTGGCGTACCAGGCGTCGGTGTCAATCAACGTAAAAAGGGACTGCTCAGGGGCCAGCATCTCCCCCTGGGAGACATTCAATCCGACTACCAGTCCGTTGCCAGGGGCATGAACGACTGTGTCAGCCAGTGCTTTCTCGGCGATCGCCAGTGCCGCGGTGGCAACTTCAACGGTTGCCTGGGCGGCTTCGGTCTGGCCGATCAACGCCTGCGCCGCTTTCGCCTGGGAGCTCGCCTGGGTCAGGCTGACTTCGGCATCACGCTGGGCCGTTCGGGCCGCATCGACCTGCTGAGCAGTCACATAACCTTTGGGTGCCAGGGATTCCAGGCGCTTGAGCGTGCTCTGAGCGAGTTCCAGGTTGGCTTGTGCACGCTGGACCTGTTCGTCTGCGATCACCGCGTTGGCAGATTCAGCCTCGATTCGACGTAGCTGATCATTCAGGCCTGCCTTGGTCAGGGCCAGTTCA
This sequence is a window from Orrella marina. Protein-coding genes within it:
- the mdtN gene encoding multidrug transporter subunit MdtN, translating into MSDHPSDFAHDDFGMRPAPAKRMIAIALVIVVIASTILMAWRYFVYTERNQVSEDAIIQANIVHIAAMVPGKLETLAVKDGQRVSKGELLFKIDPATYELRVRQARAELALTKAGLNDQLRRIEAESANAVIADEQVQRAQANLELAQSTLKRLESLAPKGYVTAQQVDAARTAQRDAEVSLTQASSQAKAAQALIGQTEAAQATVEVATAALAIAEKALADTVVHAPGNGLVVGLNVSQGEMLAPEQSLFTLIDTDAWYATALFRETELPSIKVGDCAAVYTMAAPGTPMKGRVESIGWGVTTEDMLSLPRTLPFVQKSLNWVRVAQRFPVRILITDPVTDLMRVGASASVVIRDEHTCEGS